Proteins found in one Parasteatoda tepidariorum isolate YZ-2023 chromosome 7, CAS_Ptep_4.0, whole genome shotgun sequence genomic segment:
- the LOC107447539 gene encoding DNA replication complex GINS protein SLD5 isoform X2 translates to MYEGALVDCFIDQMQYMENILRKYQKEDFRFIVHKMELDRIRYFLSSYLRIRLEKIEKFGAHMLHEESEDLAVTNMSAEERVFAYRYVTNLKDYLRNTAIKKMPPNMQFLKFEEIVCKPQMDQSVFVKVKKECLGVILEEFDDYDGDEEIVDLVVGSQHVLRYRPITTLIKNGSLQLM, encoded by the exons ATGTATGAAGGAGCATTAGTAGATTGTTTTATAGATCAGATGCAATATATGGAAAATATATTACGGAAGTATCAGAAAGAAGATTTCCGCTTTATTGTTCACAAAATGGag TTGGATAGAATTCGATATTTTCTAAGCAGTTATTTAAGGATTCGTTTAGAAAAA attgaaaaatttGGAGCTCATATGCTACATGAGGAAAGCGAAGATCTAGCTGTCACTAATATGTCTGCTGAAGAAAGGGTATTTGCTTACag GTATGTGACTAACTTGAAggattatttaagaaatactgccattaaaaaaatgcctcCTAACATGcagttcttaaaatttgagGAAATTG tttgtaaaCCCCAAATGGATCAATCAGTCTTTGTTAAGGTTAAAAAAGAATGCCTGGGTGTTATTCTTGAAGAGTTTGATGATTATGATGG agatGAAGAAATAGTTGATTTGGTTGTTGGTTCTCAGCATGTTCTTCGATACAGACCAATtactacattaataaaaaatggttcCCTGCAGTTAATGTGA